One segment of Fundidesulfovibrio soli DNA contains the following:
- a CDS encoding HprK-related kinase B: MNLTLKGVLAPILAANPCPHTLGLRFGSYPLDVRSNEPALIAWLADYFRDFLRQGGPAVCEVLAIEGKPQRLHLDYQLKEPEPGKTKIKEEWAALEGGRAVHKRLTGMAFLFGEGLNVAVGPCLENPNQVVNFINNRFIEHRLNEGCLLGHAAGVSHEGAGLSLAGFSGMGKSTLALHMMNHGLHFVSNDRIMLGRSNGDLMMYGVAKMPRVNPGTVLNNPSLASVMPESDRAAFKDLPLEELWSLEHKYDAFIDTCYGPGRFDLEARMKGLAILNWTRSGGEHRVAPVDIGQRRDLLPAFMKSTGLFFESTGDLTVPDFSEDAYVEMLSGCAVLEVTGRIDFEKAAAELAAFLRG, from the coding sequence ATGAACCTCACCCTGAAGGGGGTCCTTGCCCCCATCCTCGCCGCCAACCCCTGCCCGCACACCCTCGGCCTGCGTTTCGGAAGCTACCCGCTTGACGTGCGTTCCAACGAGCCCGCGCTCATCGCCTGGCTTGCGGACTACTTCCGCGACTTCCTGCGCCAGGGCGGCCCGGCCGTCTGCGAGGTACTGGCCATAGAGGGCAAGCCCCAGAGGCTGCATCTGGACTACCAACTCAAGGAGCCCGAGCCGGGCAAGACCAAGATCAAGGAGGAATGGGCGGCCCTCGAGGGCGGACGGGCGGTGCACAAGCGCCTCACCGGCATGGCCTTCCTCTTCGGCGAGGGCCTCAACGTGGCCGTCGGTCCCTGCCTGGAGAACCCCAACCAGGTGGTCAACTTCATCAACAACCGCTTCATCGAGCACAGGCTCAACGAGGGCTGCCTGCTGGGCCACGCGGCGGGCGTGTCGCACGAGGGCGCGGGCCTGAGCCTGGCAGGGTTCTCGGGCATGGGCAAGTCAACCCTGGCCCTGCACATGATGAATCACGGCCTGCATTTCGTCTCCAACGACCGGATCATGCTGGGCCGCAGCAACGGCGACCTCATGATGTACGGCGTGGCCAAGATGCCCCGGGTGAACCCCGGCACCGTGCTCAACAACCCGAGCTTGGCCTCGGTGATGCCCGAATCCGACAGGGCCGCCTTCAAGGACCTGCCCCTGGAGGAGCTCTGGAGCCTGGAGCACAAGTACGACGCCTTCATCGACACCTGCTACGGCCCCGGCCGCTTCGACCTGGAAGCCCGCATGAAGGGCCTGGCCATCCTGAACTGGACGCGCAGCGGCGGCGAGCACCGCGTGGCCCCGGTGGACATCGGCCAGCGGCGCGACCTGCTCCCGGCCTTCATGAAGAGCACGGGGCTCTTCTTCGAGTCCACCGGCGACCTCACCGTGCCGGACTTCTCCGAGGATGCCTACGTGGAGATGCTCTCGGGCTGCGCCGTGCTGGAGGTGACCGGCAGGATCGACTTCGAGAAGGCGGCCGCCGAGCTGGCCGCGTTCCTGAGAGGCTGA